A region from the Excalfactoria chinensis isolate bCotChi1 chromosome 24, bCotChi1.hap2, whole genome shotgun sequence genome encodes:
- the DAD1 gene encoding dolichyl-diphosphooligosaccharide--protein glycosyltransferase subunit DAD1 produces the protein MSGATGSGAAGSVGFVVRRFLAEYGSGTPSRLKVLDAYLLYVMLTGALQFGYCLGVGTFPFNSFLSGFISAVGSFILGVCLRIQINPQNKGEFQGISPERAFADFLFANTILHLVVINFVG, from the exons ATGTCGGGCGCGACGGGTTCGGGGGCTGCGGGTTCGGTGGGTTTCGTGGTGCGGCGCTTCCTGGCGGAGTACGGCAGCGGCACGCCGAGCCGCCTGAAGGTGCTGGACGCATACCTGCTCTACGTGATGCTCACCGGGGCGCTGCAGTTTGGCTACTGTCTGGGTGTCGGCACCTTTCCCTTCAACTCCTTCCTCAGCGGCTTCATCTCCGCCGTCGGCAGCTTCATCCTCGGCG TTTGCCTACGGATCCAGATAAACCCCCAGAACAAAGGCGAGTTCCAGGGCATTTCACCAGAGCGGGCATTTGCTGATTTCCTTTTTGCCAACACCATCCTGCATCTCGTTGTTATCAATTTTGTTGGCTGA